The Salarias fasciatus chromosome 16, fSalaFa1.1, whole genome shotgun sequence sequence ATCACTACTAACAGCACTCTCAGGTCTgaattttgaaaagaaaatctacAGTCATCCTcatttttcagatgttttattcATCAGTGAAGTCTTTACCTTTCAGTCACTAAAATGCAACATGAATGCATTAATGACTGACACTAAAAACTGAAAGGAAGAATAACTGAAACATTCAAGGTGTAACataggattttctcgaaaagacgaagccaaacgtctgttactcgctttttgaaaaatgcgcatgcgccagacagccgaggaaacgcctatcaatggcggaagcgtgcgagcgtgagctcatcttctccggccgtgcacggctctgtttacagtttctgcgatcggcctcgctcataaagcttattttctgaaacagttacagtttcattatgtcagactcgccatcggtaagtactggcTGGAACcaaagctcaccggctacataaacactctgaatatGTAGAACCTTATCGGTAGCGAGCATGTTCAACGGCTttacgaaagcagctcagcagaatgattgacaaaccgacccaccagttattttgatgatccaccagGAACTCAAACCAAATAGAAcatcctatattacacctttaagcaCATACATTATATGTATGAATTCTAGCGTCCAAATGCTGACATGCTTATTTCAAGTTGAATATATCATATCCAATGCGCATAAGCTGTttatatgaaataaaaagaacaataactacagtaaaatgaaaaaagctgTACAAAAAGGAAGTAAAATTATAGCTAAAGTTGTGTCCAATATTTACAGAGCTCCTTTTTAGTGTCGACCAAGCTGTTTTCTACACAACAACCTGTCACATTTGTgaattttactgtaaaaaagTCAGAAACATCAACACTTACAAGGCTAAAGGAATCATTTTGTCTCTTCAATCATGTGATGAAAGTCTTAACATCCTGCGtctcaaatgaaaatgattcagcagaatgcatgctgggagcaaATGTTGCACATGAACCACATGTTGATCTGATATGAAGCCTGTGACAATCAGTGTGTCACGTCTGCATGTGGATAAAAGTTCATTTGTCTCTGcttcatgaatgaaaacagtcaGTGGACATGTTTGGGCTCCTGAAATATTCGACATGATTTCCTTTTAAGCTTTAACAACCTCAAAATGTTTCTTCTGATCTCTGGGAGTTTGAGGCCATACACAAGCGGGTTCAAAACCGGAGGAAGGACAATAAACTCCAGCGACAGAATGATGGCCACATATGGATTCACCTCTTTAAGGTTCTGTCTGCTTAGAGCTGTATCACTAAATGAGGTCAAGGAATAAATGGCAAATGAAATTACATGAGGAACACAGCTCTGCAACACTTTTCCTCTCACCTCTGATGAGTTTTTCCAACAAGCGAGCACAATTCGAAGGTAGGTGTAAAAAATGAAGCTGAAGGGAACGAAGGCGATAACAATGGCCCCGAGCGTCGCAGCGATACTGTTAACTGCAGAAGGATCGCATGAGAGTTTCACTATGTTCCAGGTCGCGCAATACAGCTTGTGAATTTTGTTGCCACATAACGGGACTCTGATCCCAGCATCAAGAGTGATTGCAAGGTTACAGGCTGGACAGACCCAAGCAACGAATGTCAGAACAGAAACAGTTTTACGGTCCATCTTCCTGTGATAATGCAGAGGGTGGCACACGGCGACGTATCTGTCATACGCCATGATGCTCAGGATGGTGAGTTCGAAGGAGGCGTAGGTGTAAATGACGTAGATCTGAGTGAAACAAGCCGGGCGTGAGATCAAATGAGTGTCGGAGAGGAGATCCATGAGGAATCTGGGGAAGAAACCAGCAGATCCATACAGAGAGTTCAGCGATAGAAACGCGATGAAGATATACATGGGCTGGTGTAAGGTGTTCTCCCGGAGAATCACCAGGATGATGACGACATTCGCGAACACAATGAAGCTGTAGAGCACGAGGCAGAAAACGAAGGCTGCGTAGCGGTAGTGTCCCAGCTTCATGAACATAGTGAGGTTGAAGTGGAGGTAGGCTGTGCTGTTCTCCATCTCTAATTCACGACGTCTGCAAACCTGCAAAACCCGATGCCAGTCATAAAAATACAGCAGTGCTGTGAAACAAAGAGAGCATGATTAGTAACTGtttcaaaacataaaaagagGGAAGAGGATCCTGTTCAGTAGTTTGAGAAAGTTCACAGACAGATGACTCACACAGTGAGCTCTGTTGGGTGTGTGAAGCCTTTTAACTTCTCCAGCAGGATGTACGTAACCACATTATTCCACCTCCTGGGATCTGACATGTTCCCCTCTTTGTATACTTAAAATAATACAACAACCATCACCATTATCACCAAATTCACTATGCTTTTATACAtttaagctcatttttatttgttaaaacaaaaatcagggCCTTGCACTATAACAAATAGTGGTaacctgtcagcagtgggataAAAAAACTGGATATTTTATTGATCCTCTTGGAAAAATCACAATCCCCTTGGGAGAAAAGAGGATTGCTTTCCTCAACAGAATAGATTTTACTCTTGACATGTTGATACAATTCTCCATAGCTTGGAAAATGCTTCAATTTCAAAGCTGAATGTTTGTTATTTCAGTCGCATGCTAACTTTCACTGAAAGGAACAGCCAGATGAAGGCAGTACAAGGCCTGAATTCTATTCAATGCAGGTAATCAAACCCTGAGCTTCTCCTGTCGCAGAGTGTATCATCATAGTTATTGTATGTGTGCAAATGGCTCAGTGGGAAGAACAGTATGAGGAGTTCTGTGGTtggaataaaaagtaaaaaggcCTCTTTATGGGTAAAGCAGCAAGAGATGCTCTGAAACACTTCTATGGAAATTTCAGATCCTGGACTGCAGGGTTTTCATCCATGATTAAATTAAGTGATACTGATGGTGATCTTTGACAGCGTGGCCCCAGCTCTCCTCGGGTCAGTAAACATTACAATCTGGACTGATCCCTAAACTTTCTCATGAACATTGATGCCCACAAG is a genomic window containing:
- the LOC115403457 gene encoding olfactory receptor 10A3-like, whose product is MENSTAYLHFNLTMFMKLGHYRYAAFVFCLVLYSFIVFANVVIILVILRENTLHQPMYIFIAFLSLNSLYGSAGFFPRFLMDLLSDTHLISRPACFTQIYVIYTYASFELTILSIMAYDRYVAVCHPLHYHRKMDRKTVSVLTFVAWVCPACNLAITLDAGIRVPLCGNKIHKLYCATWNIVKLSCDPSAVNSIAATLGAIVIAFVPFSFIFYTYLRIVLACWKNSSEVRGKVLQSCVPHVISFAIYSLTSFSDTALSRQNLKEVNPYVAIILSLEFIVLPPVLNPLVYGLKLPEIRRNILRLLKLKRKSCRIFQEPKHVH